The following are from one region of the Geothermobacter ehrlichii genome:
- a CDS encoding indolepyruvate oxidoreductase subunit beta — protein sequence MVETITNIYLVGVGGQGILLASEILSEALMLAGHDVKKAEVHGMAQRGGSVVSHVRFGSRVYSPIIPEGEGDILFGFELLETYRHLHFLRPDGRVIVNDLRILPPGVNLGLQEYPDAIAERISEAFADTTIVDAASLATKAGSERAANTVLLGALSRRLELDEAIWRQAITHMVPEKFRELNLRAFELGRAC from the coding sequence ATGGTTGAGACCATTACCAATATCTACCTGGTCGGCGTCGGCGGGCAGGGGATTCTGCTGGCCAGCGAAATCCTGTCCGAAGCCCTGATGCTCGCCGGCCATGACGTGAAGAAGGCCGAGGTGCACGGCATGGCGCAGCGCGGCGGCAGCGTCGTTTCCCATGTCCGGTTCGGTTCCAGGGTCTATTCCCCCATCATTCCCGAGGGGGAGGGGGACATCCTGTTCGGTTTCGAGCTGCTCGAGACCTATCGCCATCTGCACTTTCTGCGCCCGGACGGCCGCGTGATAGTCAACGACCTGCGGATTCTGCCGCCCGGCGTCAATCTCGGTCTGCAGGAATATCCGGACGCAATAGCAGAGAGAATCAGCGAAGCCTTTGCCGACACCACCATCGTCGACGCCGCCTCCCTGGCCACCAAGGCCGGCAGCGAGCGAGCCGCCAACACGGTTCTGCTCGGCGCTCTCTCCCGGCGTCTGGAACTGGACGAGGCGATCTGGCGGCAGGCGATCACCCACATGGTTCCAGAGAAATTCCGGGAACTGAACCTGCGGGCCTTCGAGCTCGGTCGCGCATGCTGA